CCCTGATCCATCTCAGAACTTCCCCGCTCCTCCTATCGGGCCCAGTGCCCTCCTCCCCATTGCTAACTGTCCTCACTTCAACTCCCCCTACATCAGAGAGGACGTAATGGAAGTCCTCCAGGGTGGCGTCGTTTATCATGGGCCCTCCCTTCACGACGAAAGTGATCTTGACCTCCCTGAGCGAGAGCATCGTCTCCACTAGCAACTTATCGAGGACTATCTCCCCAGCGTTATCAGAGAAGTAGAGGATCCTAGAAGCCTTCTGGAACTTCTCCTTCAGGAGGGGGTAGTGATCTATGCTAAGATCCGATTTAAGGACCCTATCTATAGTCCCCTTGAGATCGTAGGATGTGTAAGGACCGAAGTCTATCACATTGCCAGCTATAGCCAACTTAACGGCAGTCCTCAGGGGATCCTCGCTCGACTCCACTATCCTCTTGCACTCCCCGTAGATAGATAGCGCTTCATCATTGCTCCTCCTCTTAACTTCCCTGTATGGATCTCCGCCAGCGTAACTCCTTATTATCCTCTGAACTACGTAATCTATCTCGGGAGGGCTCAGATCCCACTCTGAAGATAGAAGGTAAGTCATGACTTCCCTCTGGGCCCTCTCGATTTCCGAATCATCGATTGAGGAGAGCCTGAGGGCATTCACTACCTGCCTGAGGAAGCAGGGGATACAGTCAGGCTTCATCCTCAAGGCCAATCAACCTCATTACTCTATCGATGACCTCGCTAACAGCTCCCTCAACCTCCTCACTCAGCCCCTCGCCCTCCTCCAAGCTCTTAGGCTGCACTCCTATCAGGATCGCCTCCTCAGGCCGGCCTGTCACTTCCTTAATTATCTTAAGGAAGCTGAGGGGCGAGAGAGCGTGAGTGGAAGATCTAGCCTCCAATACATCGAGGTCCTCTATCCTCCCCTCGAAGACACTTCCAGGCTCCGCTTTGAAGTCAATAGCATCTATCAAGATTACTCTATCAAAATCAGTTATTTGTGGGGGGAGATCGGGGCCGGAGAGGATTGCATGAACCCCTCTGGCCCTCAGCTCCTCCCATACCCTGAATCCGAGCCCATCATCGGATCTCATTGGGTTCCCGATGCAGATGATGAGGCTCCTCATACTCCGATCCTAGTCAGGTGGACGGAGCAGGAGATGCAGGGATCGTACGCCCTGACCAGCATCTCCAACTTGAGCTTGAGCTCATCATCGCTCAGATCCTTGAGATTCCTGACGGCTATCCTCAAATATTTGTCCATGTTTGCGGCATTCTGAGCAGTTGGAGTGACGAGGTTCGCGAATACCACTTTCCCATTATCATCGAGCTTGTAGTGATGGTAGAGCAATCCTCTGGGAGCCTCGACGACAGCTATGCCTTCTCCAGCCCTTGGCTTGACTTCCACCATTAGCTTATCCTTTATCCCCTCATCCAAGAGACCATCTATTATATCCATGGCCCTCTGGACGCTGTAAAGGAGCTCTATCGCTTGAGCCATATTGTTACTGAAGGGGTTCCTGGGATCGATCTTATCCCTGAGGCTCTCGTAAGACTCCTTAGCCTCCCCGTAGAGCCTCTTCTCATTGAGGAGTAGTCTGGCCAGAGCTCCAGTCATGAAGCTGCTCCCCTTATAGCTCGAGTGCTTAGCTGAGGAATGCTCCACCGTGACCTCATTCGTTAAATCCATGTATTTCTCCACCGGGTGCCTGGTCCCATCGGATACGAGGAGATATTCTCCTGAGTAGCCGTAGTGCTCTCCGGGATCCACTGCAATGTACAAGTTATCATCTAAAGAATATTCGGGCATTTTAAGGGATGAAAATACCCTTATCGCCTCTCTAGCGCCATCAATAGAGCTCTCAAGCTGCTTCCTCAACCTCTCCAAGTCCTCAGCTCTCGGGACCTTCGTGTAGCCTCCGGGCTTCGTCACGACTCCGTGAACAGTCCTTCCTGTTATAACTTCCTTTATCGCGTTTCCAGCTCTCTTAACTTTCAAAGCGAGCTTCACAGTCTCAGGGTACTGCGCTGCCATTCCTATAGCGTCCTTATATCCTAAGAAGTCTGGTAGAGCTAGGAAGAAGAGGTGGAGGGCGTGGCTGTGTATGACATCGGATATGAGCTGGAGCTCCCTCAGGGCCTCGACTTGCCTATCCACCCTTATCCCCATGGCCTTCTCTATAGCTCTGGATGAAGCTACCTGATAGGGATCGGGGCATATGGAACATATCCTCGCCGTTATATCCGGGACCTCGTAGTAGCTCTTCCCTATCAATATACGCTCGAAGAACCTGGGCCCCTCATATATCCTTAGGACAGCTCTCTTTACAGCATCACCCTCTACAACAACTTCTATATCTCCATGCCCCTCCACTCTCGCTAAATGCTCAACTACTATCTCCCTCATGATTTACCCCCCTCAATGAGAGATCTCAGACCCTTATACCTAGCTCCGAAGAGGCTCATCAGATCCAGTATCCTCTCCCTATCGTATCCCTTCCTCAGGAGCATCTCCAACTCCCCAGCTACATTAGCTTCATCCCTTATGGGTCCCCTGCAGCCTATACATGCGGTATTGTAAGATGGGCACCTGGCATCGCAGCCAGCTACTGTTATGGGGCCCAAGCAGGGCAGGCCCCTCTCCACTATCAAGCAGGGGATCTCCCTCACTTTGCACTCTATACACACTGGATAATCCGGTAGCTCGGGCTTCACATCCCTCACTAGATCTATTAAAACTCTAGCGAACTCCTTCCCCTCTATGGGGCATCCCTGAATCTCATAATCCACTGGAACTACCTCCGAGATACCCTTGTGCTCTCCCAAGAAGCCATATAAGTTCTTCTCCGTCTTGTAAACTGATCTCATGAGCTCCTTCGGATCCTGCCCGCTCGTAGAAGCTTGTATCCCTCCCCAGACAGCGCAATCCCCTAGGGCCACTAGTATCTTGCTGTTCCCCCTTATCCTCTTTATGTACTCCAGATCCCTCTCAGTGGAGACGGAACCCTCGACAAAAGCTATATCTACTTTCCCATCGTACTCCTTGCTGCTGGCTAACTTGAACTCAGCTATATCGACTAAGCTGAGGAGATCGAGTAGAATATCCTCCATACCCAAGATAGTGAGGTATTCACCTTGACAACCCGTTAAGGAGTAGAAAGCGGCCCTCAGCTTACCCATTCAGATCGCCCCCCTAATGGAGAGGATATCGAAGTAGGAGAAGACGGGCCCGTCCTTGCAAACATAAGCTATTGAGCTCGCCCCTCCTATTATGCAGTGACCGCACTTCCCCACACCGCACCTCATCCTCCTCTCCAGAGTCACGTAAACCCTATCGGCTGGGAAGTTCCTCTTCTCAAGCTCCTTGAGGACGAATTTGTACATCACGGGCGGGCCAGCTACTATAGCGTAGCTATTACTCGGATCTATGTAGCTATCAGCTAGATCGAATAGGACCGTAACAACTCCCTTCTTCACGAATTCAGGATACTTCTTCATCAGATTCTCGTAGAATTCATCATCCTTCTCGAAGGAGATGAAGGATCTGAAGCCACTCTCGCCCCTGAAGGGGCTCAGCACCTCATCCTTGAATAGCGTCTCCTCATATCCCTTGACTCCGTAGAGCAAGTTGACCTCACCGTACTTCCCCCTATTATCCAGCACGTGTTGAAGTACCCCCCTGACGGGAGCTATACCGAGACCCCCAGCTATTATGAGGACATCGTGTCCCTCCATCTCATCCACTGGGAACCAGTTGCCGAAAGGACCCCTTATCCCAACTATATCTCCCTCCTTAAGTCTGTGCAATGCGTTAGTCACCCTCCCAACCCTCCTAACTAGTAGCTCGAGTGGGCCCGGCCTCGTCTTAGATTTGCATATCGAGATAGTGGCCTCCCCCACTCCGTAAACGCTCACTTGGACGAACTGGCCCGGCATGTAATTGAAGGACCTCTCTAGCTCTTCATCCATGAGTTTGAGGCGGAAGAGCTTCTCTATACTCGTCATATCATTAACTTCCAATATCTCAGCTGGTTTCGGGATGAACTGCTCCTCCTGAAGCATCATCTCACCACCCCCCAGACAGAGTTCAGGACCTCGACGTGATCTATCTCAGCCGGGCAGAAGACGGTGCACCTACCGCATCCCACACAATAAGGCAGGTTAGTGACCCTGTTCACTGCCGACTTGCAATTGTACCTGTGAACGAACCTATCGGCCCTAGTTGGCCTGAAGTTCAGGCCTCCAGCTACTAACGCATGGCTCCTGAGGAAACAAGAATCCCATCTCCTCATCCTAAATCCATTCTCCATGTTAAGATCCACGTACTCCGAGACATCGTAGCATCTGCAAGTCGGGCATACTAACGTGCAGGACCCGCAGCCGAGGCAGCGATCTATATACTCCTTCCAAGCGTCGCTATCGTGGAGGGAATCAGCTATATCCGGGAGATGGGATGATAAGAGCTCCTTCTTGAACATAGAGCTCCTCTTCCTCTCAGAATCAGCTAGCTTCTTGAGGGAATCCTTGCTCGGTTTCCTGAGGTCGAGGCCCCTTATGAGCTCGAGCCCCCTCTCAGTTCCCACTCTGATTATGTAAGCATCCCCTATATCGTGCAGGAAGAGGTCGAAGCCATCGTAAGCGTAATCAGTGCCCATGGATTTACAGAAGCATTCCTCATCCGGGATGCAGCTCAATCCCACTATGAAGGAGTTCCTCCTCCTCTCTGCATAGTAGGGATCTGGGAACTCATCGATGTAGATGGAATCCATTATCTTCATCGCATTTATATCGCAAGCATGGAGGCCGAATAATACGATCCTCTTCGGATCCTCCTCTAAAAGCTCATACCCCTTCCTCAAATTCACCCTCATTATGGCCTCCCTGGGCCTAGTGAAGTACTTCTTAGGTGGTATCATCGTCCTCGTGTAATTCAGATCGATCTCATCGATCGAATCGAACCTCTCAAAGGAGTGAAACTTGCCCTTCTTTACCGGACCGTGCAGCTCCCCCCATCCCCTCAACTTCTCTATGAGATTCGCTAGCTCGTCCTTCCCCATTTCGAGATAGAGCAAGCGGCCGCACCTCCTGAGACGGATGGAAAAGTCTTTAATATAAATATTTCTTCCGTTATACGAGGAGAGAAATTTTGTCATTAGAGTGTTATAAATATATTTTTGGAGGTATACCTAATAGTGGTATCAAATGTTATAGTGAAAGTAATAAGATAGGATACTTTTGGTATCTTCTTGGGGGTTTCGCTTGATTCACGACCTTCCTAGACTTCTCGCTAAATATTCATAGAATTGGCCTACCCTCAAAAGTTTCTCGGATTTAGAGCTTGTATGAAGCTGTTCGGGAGCTCTACTTTAAAACTCAATTCTTATAAACTGAGCTGTGAAATGTTAAGAGGGATGCCCGCATATTACCGATCTATCTCATTCTATTTGGACAATGAACAGATATCTCGCATTTATCTTGAACATCTTTTATATTACTATACAATTTATCCAAAAACTCGTGAAATTATCCACTATCATATTATAAAAAATTTATGAAAAATCCGTAAATATATCTAGCTTTCATACATAAAATTCTTTAACAGTAAAGCTTATTAAATATACATAGAGCAGCTGGAGGTGCCTTCTATGGGCGAGGAGATAGTACCTAAAGAGGTCTTCGCCAGGAAGGCGAGCGGCCTAGTGAGGGAAGCAGGTTTAATAGATGCATTTGCCTTTGGATTCTTGAATCAGGGGCCTGCAATAGCTATATGGATGCTATTGAGCTGGGGGGTTTTCCTCTTCCCATCCGGTCACCTGCTTGGCTCTGTCTTCCTCAGTCTCGCATTCACGCTACCAGGCGTGGCTCTAGTTTGGGGGATCCTAGGGGCTTCCATGCCCAGGAGCGGAGGAAGTTACGTCTATAATACGAGGATAATACACCCGGCTGTTGGAATGGCCGTGAGCTTTGGGGACTACTTCATATGGTGGCTTTGGATAGTGATATTAGCTCCTTGGGTTGCTGATCCTGGCCTCACCACTTTATTCGGTATGCTCGATATGGTGGAAGCCGCTGAATGGGTGAAAACGACCGTAGGGATGTTCACAGTAGCGACTATAGTTAATGTCCTAGGCTATCTATTCACTTTCTACGGCCTCAGGTGGTACCTCCTCCATCAGAAAACCGTTATGACTCTGGGATTGATAACTCTCGGACTAGTCGCCCTAATACTGGGCATACACTCTCATGAGGAATTCGTAGCGGCTTGGAACGCTGCAGCAGCGCATTATGGCTCATTGGATTATGAGGGGATGATAGAGGCAGCTAAGAATGCTGCTCCAGAAGTATTCAATCCCGCGATGCCCTTGCTCTTCGGAACCCTGGGCTTGATGGTAGTGAACTCCTGGTGGGCCCATTACGGGTGGGCGGTCAATGTCATAGGAGGGGAGGTAAAGAGGCCTCAGAGGAACATAATGATAGCTCAATATGGAGCTATAATAGTTCCTGGGATCTTAGCAACGATATTTGCAGTGATATTCCCGAATCTAGTTGGTCAGGATTTCATGAAGGCCCTGGCAGTCGCCGATAATGCTGGAATCGATGGTTACAACATGCCCTTCCCACCCAACTTCGTCGGCGTCACTAGGGTATT
The sequence above is drawn from the Candidatus Korarchaeum cryptofilum OPF8 genome and encodes:
- a CDS encoding damage-control phosphatase ARMT1 family protein; its protein translation is MKPDCIPCFLRQVVNALRLSSIDDSEIERAQREVMTYLLSSEWDLSPPEIDYVVQRIIRSYAGGDPYREVKRRSNDEALSIYGECKRIVESSEDPLRTAVKLAIAGNVIDFGPYTSYDLKGTIDRVLKSDLSIDHYPLLKEKFQKASRILYFSDNAGEIVLDKLLVETMLSLREVKITFVVKGGPMINDATLEDFHYVLSDVGGVEVRTVSNGEEGTGPDRRSGEVLRWIREHDLVISKGQGNYEILGDFNGIFHMLLVKCPVVAADLNASVGDIVLIYR
- a CDS encoding hydrogenase maturation protease gives rise to the protein MRSLIICIGNPMRSDDGLGFRVWEELRARGVHAILSGPDLPPQITDFDRVILIDAIDFKAEPGSVFEGRIEDLDVLEARSSTHALSPLSFLKIIKEVTGRPEEAILIGVQPKSLEEGEGLSEEVEGAVSEVIDRVMRLIGLEDEA
- a CDS encoding Ni/Fe hydrogenase subunit alpha, translating into MREIVVEHLARVEGHGDIEVVVEGDAVKRAVLRIYEGPRFFERILIGKSYYEVPDITARICSICPDPYQVASSRAIEKAMGIRVDRQVEALRELQLISDVIHSHALHLFFLALPDFLGYKDAIGMAAQYPETVKLALKVKRAGNAIKEVITGRTVHGVVTKPGGYTKVPRAEDLERLRKQLESSIDGAREAIRVFSSLKMPEYSLDDNLYIAVDPGEHYGYSGEYLLVSDGTRHPVEKYMDLTNEVTVEHSSAKHSSYKGSSFMTGALARLLLNEKRLYGEAKESYESLRDKIDPRNPFSNNMAQAIELLYSVQRAMDIIDGLLDEGIKDKLMVEVKPRAGEGIAVVEAPRGLLYHHYKLDDNGKVVFANLVTPTAQNAANMDKYLRIAVRNLKDLSDDELKLKLEMLVRAYDPCISCSVHLTRIGV
- a CDS encoding coenzyme F420-reducing hydrogenase subunit gamma codes for the protein MGKLRAAFYSLTGCQGEYLTILGMEDILLDLLSLVDIAEFKLASSKEYDGKVDIAFVEGSVSTERDLEYIKRIRGNSKILVALGDCAVWGGIQASTSGQDPKELMRSVYKTEKNLYGFLGEHKGISEVVPVDYEIQGCPIEGKEFARVLIDLVRDVKPELPDYPVCIECKVREIPCLIVERGLPCLGPITVAGCDARCPSYNTACIGCRGPIRDEANVAGELEMLLRKGYDRERILDLMSLFGARYKGLRSLIEGGKS
- a CDS encoding hydrogenase subunit gamma, coding for MMLQEEQFIPKPAEILEVNDMTSIEKLFRLKLMDEELERSFNYMPGQFVQVSVYGVGEATISICKSKTRPGPLELLVRRVGRVTNALHRLKEGDIVGIRGPFGNWFPVDEMEGHDVLIIAGGLGIAPVRGVLQHVLDNRGKYGEVNLLYGVKGYEETLFKDEVLSPFRGESGFRSFISFEKDDEFYENLMKKYPEFVKKGVVTVLFDLADSYIDPSNSYAIVAGPPVMYKFVLKELEKRNFPADRVYVTLERRMRCGVGKCGHCIIGGASSIAYVCKDGPVFSYFDILSIRGAI
- a CDS encoding 4Fe-4S dicluster domain-containing protein; its protein translation is MLYLEMGKDELANLIEKLRGWGELHGPVKKGKFHSFERFDSIDEIDLNYTRTMIPPKKYFTRPREAIMRVNLRKGYELLEEDPKRIVLFGLHACDINAMKIMDSIYIDEFPDPYYAERRRNSFIVGLSCIPDEECFCKSMGTDYAYDGFDLFLHDIGDAYIIRVGTERGLELIRGLDLRKPSKDSLKKLADSERKRSSMFKKELLSSHLPDIADSLHDSDAWKEYIDRCLGCGSCTLVCPTCRCYDVSEYVDLNMENGFRMRRWDSCFLRSHALVAGGLNFRPTRADRFVHRYNCKSAVNRVTNLPYCVGCGRCTVFCPAEIDHVEVLNSVWGVVR
- a CDS encoding APC family permease, translating into MGEEIVPKEVFARKASGLVREAGLIDAFAFGFLNQGPAIAIWMLLSWGVFLFPSGHLLGSVFLSLAFTLPGVALVWGILGASMPRSGGSYVYNTRIIHPAVGMAVSFGDYFIWWLWIVILAPWVADPGLTTLFGMLDMVEAAEWVKTTVGMFTVATIVNVLGYLFTFYGLRWYLLHQKTVMTLGLITLGLVALILGIHSHEEFVAAWNAAAAHYGSLDYEGMIEAAKNAAPEVFNPAMPLLFGTLGLMVVNSWWAHYGWAVNVIGGEVKRPQRNIMIAQYGAIIVPGILATIFAVIFPNLVGQDFMKALAVADNAGIDGYNMPFPPNFVGVTRVFIDTGNALGMILAALAAFSLILADYIWIPMSYVAGSRIVVAWGMDRMGPKWFSEVHPRWASPIKNLTFMFITSEIGILLYSIFPDWFAGLAVTATECVSIWGVTALAATIFPFRKSVRSIWETSPYKNWRIGPIPLVTIGGIIDLIYIGILLYFFYTNPGLEGVTELAVAWFIGLWTFGALWYYYWRWKWKKEGIDIDLAWKVLPPE